The genomic segment CAGGTTGGCGCCGCGGTGGTAGAGCTCGTATCTCTCCTCAAAAGCCACATTTCCTCCCCAGTGGCTGACCTCGACATCGCGATCGAGCTGGGCGACGTGGGTGACGGGCTTGGTGAACTCGAAGCGCACCTGGGCGGGGGAGACGGCACCGGCGGGCTTCTCATCAAAGGGACCGTAGGTGAGCTTAGCACCTTGCTTCTGGGGGAACTCCTTGATGTCGCCGCTGCCAGGCAGCTTGGTGTAGTCGGGGATGTTGGACGAGTGGGACTTGAGCTCGGTCTTCTGCTTCGAAGTGACGTAGGCCGAGGGCGCGTACACGGAGAAGTCGTAGGTGAGGAATTGTTGCTCCTCCTGGGCGATCGAGGCCGGCAGGGGCTTGTAGGCCTGGAGAAGGTAGTAGGAGATGCTCAGCGTCTGCTGGCCGCCGGCCTTCAAGGGCGTAGGGAGCTGGATCTTGTAGTACTGAGTCTCGCTGTTGCACCTGTTAGTTCACCCATGTGCACTATTGGGTGTGCGATGTGCCCAAGAGCCAAAACGTACCTCAGGGGATCATACTCGACCGCATCAACGGTGAATGGGCCAGCTTCGGGGTTCTTCCTATCCTTGGCCTCGAAGCCTCCAATGCGCGACATCTGCTCGGGGGTGAAGGGCAGGTAGTATGCATCTTGGGGCTGCTTATCAATGTTCTCAATCAGAACATTGATTGACTCCTTGACGTAGTTCTTCTCGAGGGAGACAATGTGGACAAGATTGGCGTTCTTGAAAACCTGGGGCGGCTTGAAGTTGGCGGGCAGGTTGACCTTTGACACCTTGTCAGCTGCAGTCGTCGAGTCGGAGCTTGCGACAATCGGGGAGAGCAGGCTCAGAAGCCCGGCGGCAATGGCGAAGGCTCTCATGATGTGGGTTGGTGGAGGGAATTGCTCATCGACAGAGCTCTCCCGACAATTGAGAATCAAGAATGGAGAAAAGCGGTTGTTGAGACGCAATTGGGGGCTTTCACTCCATTGCCCGAATTGATGATCTGGCTCCTGAGACAGCTACCCCAGCCAAAAAGCTTACGGATACGTTGCTTGACGACGTGCACGGGCCATAGATAGCTCCACTTCACTGGGGAGTGGCCGGGTCGGGGCTGGGTTAGTCCGAGACGGGCACGCGGCACTGGCGCGGCCTCGGTGGAGGTCAAGCCACACTTTACCAATGGCAGGTGCCACTGCGGGACAGCTTCAGCCACGCGCTTCGTCCACGTTTTATCTCCTCGCTTAGGTACTTGGATACTTCATCACACGGGGCTCCACATCTGTAAATTCGCCAATGATGACTGGCTCCTGGCATCTGGTGGGGTGGACAGCTACCGACTCTCTTTTCCTTAGCTGCCATTTGTCCCTCAACAAGACGTCACGCACCGCAACCTCCGGGCTTTGGGAACGATTGAGAACGGCGCTTCCGGTGCTCCCAGTCCGTTTCTCCCGGGATGCTGACTCTCCTGGCTTGAATTCAGGTGCTCGTAAGATGTGGTATGTGGGAACACACTCTTCCAGCATCTCCTTCACGTGAGATATGCCATCGGAGATAGGTTGGTAGACAGCTATGGTCAGTTCAGGTCAACCCTAGGGGTCCACCGCTAGCTGCCATCTACCTTGACCATCCCAGCTATGGCAAGACCGCTGCAAATCTCGTGGTAACCTTTGGACGAGCGAGACGCGGGCTGGCGGCTCTGGTCCGCGACCAGTGGGACAACAGAGAAAAAGGTACCAAGAAAACTAGTGTGCAGTGTTTGGAGTTTGAGCTGCCCTGGTACCTAAGGCTCGTACGGATATACCAGTAAGGAGATAGGTAGACAGACATTGGATGACCCATCGGAGATGTGCCTCAGCGGCTTCGGGGGACTCGACTCGTCGAAAGGAAGGGGGCCACAAAGTAAGGTAACCGTAGTGCAGCAGCGTGCAGTGGTGCTGAGTGAGTGATCTCCAGTCCTGACAAGGTCCAGTCCGCCCGAGTTTGACCTCCTACCTCACCTCCTTCCCTCTCGGTCAGGTGATCCACGCCCATTCACCTTTTCCCTCAACGTCACTTCCCTCACCCGACGCACTTCACCTCTGGCGAATTGACCGCCTACCACCACCCACCTAGCAACGAACACAACACCAAGCAGACTTATCGTGTGTTTTTGGCCTACATCCCTACGCAGCTTCCGACAGCTTTTATTTTGCTGCACCCATCATCACCTATAGCTCAATCGCTACCCCTCATCAACTTTTACCCCGCCATCCGTCAGAGCTTCGGTCAAAATGGTTGGTCTCGGTCCCAAGGTTCCGCCCAGTAGGAAGGGTAAGTTTTGCAGCTGCGATTCCCCCTTCATTTTACTCCTTCTCCCTACCTTTGGACTCCTGAAAATACCCAAGGGCGACACGATGGCCTTGTATGCAAAAATGAAATGGTGTGCCGCCTCACGTTGAGACTGAGACAGCTCTCGAGATGATATGGTCTTCAAGCTACTGCGCACTGTACGCCATTCCGCTGGTGTCGTCCCACCCTCCAAGTCATCCTCAACGCCTCACCCTCAAAACTTTCGTCCCGCTCGCACCATCACAATCACCACCATCCAATCCTGTCTCTCACCGACGGCTGGAACGGCCAATTGCCATTCGGAGATGACGCGCCACAAGGCTGGACCGCCATGCAGCACTTCCCGGTGGCCGGAGCTTCCCCAAGCCAGAGGGGTACCTTGCTCGTCAAGCAAAAGCAACTCTCTTGGGAAAAGCTCAAGCCATCCAGCGTTGCGGTGGAAGACCTTGTCTCACTTTGCCAGACATTCCCCCACCTTGATCCCCCAGCTTTCTTTCTCCGATGACTGCAACTatctagttataaagaaGCTGGCAAGCGCTGCTTGTCTCCCCTCCAGACCTTTGTGTTGACCGCTACATCAATTGCTTGTTGTTATTTGCCCTTTGTCTCGAGAGCTTCGATTCTGGATCTTGTTTTCCTGAACACAATCATTTTGTGATACCCATCCACCAAACGTTGTCACGCTCAAGTGTGGCAAGACACCAAAATCTTACAGCCAGCTTCACACAACCGTCACGATGGTGGACAGAGCGATTGCTCCCGCTACAAGGGAGAGATCCTACCACCACACCGATATCTTTGTGCCATCACGTCAAAGCAAGAACACACATCTACAGATTCAACACATTCATGTCCGCTAACTATGTGTGAAAATCTAGGTTCCATGGCCGATGTGCCTAAGGATCTTCTGGCTGAGGTCAAGAAGCTCGAGGAGCAATTCACCGTTCCGACTGAGAAGCTCAAGCAGATCAGCGCGCACTTCATCACAGAACTGGACAAGGGTAAGTTGACACCTGTTGGAAATTGAAGTTTTTCATGGAACTGACTTGAAGCATAGGTCTGAGTGTCGAGGGCGGTAGTATCGTATGTTGAGACCTGAATATTTGTTGGCATTTGGAGCACCTTTCTAACTATGTCTACAGCCCATGAACCCGACCTGGGTCATGTCCTTCCCTGATGGCTACGAGACCGGCACTTACCTTGCCCTCGACATGGGCGGAACCAACCTCCGTGTCTGTGAGATCACCTTGACGGATCAGAAGTCTGAGTTCGACATCATTCAGTCAAAGTACCGCATGCCCGAGGAGCTCAAGACCGGCCAGTCAGAGGAGCTGTGGGAGTACATTGCCGACTGCCTAGCTCAGTTCATCCAGACTCACCATCCCGACCACCCTCAATCTCAGAAGATTCCTCTGGGTTTCACCTTCTCCTACCCTGCCACCCAGAACTACATCGATGAGGGCATCCTCCAGCGCTGGACCAAGGGTTTCGATATTGCCGGAGTTGAGGGTCACAACGTTGTCCCTTTCCTTGAGGCTGCTCTGGCGGCCAAGGTATGATAAGATTACTTGAGCACAGATGAAGCACTAGTAACTAACTCCCGCTTAGAACGTCC from the Colletotrichum lupini chromosome 3, complete sequence genome contains:
- a CDS encoding hexokinase; the encoded protein is MVGLGPKVPPSRKGKFCSCDSPFILLLLPTFGLLKIPKGDTMALYAKMKWSTAHCTPFRWCRPTLQVILNASPSKLSSRSHHHNHHHPILSLTDGWNGQLPFGDDAPQGWTAMQHFPVAGASPSQRGTLLVKQKQLSWEKLKPSSVAVEDLTFVLTATSIACCYLPFVSRASILDLVFLNTIIFQLHTTVTMVDRAIAPATRERSYHHTDIFVPSRQSKNTHLQIQHIHDLLAEVKKLEEQFTVPTEKLKQISAHFITELDKGLSVEGGSIPMNPTWVMSFPDGYETGTYLALDMGGTNLRVCEITLTDQKSEFDIIQSKYRMPEELKTGQSEELWEYIADCLAQFIQTHHPDHPQSQKIPLGFTFSYPATQNYIDEGILQRWTKGFDIAGVEGHNVVPFLEAALAAKNVPIKLSALINDTTGTLIASAYTDTKMKIGCIFGTGCNAAYMEDCGSIPKLAHMNLPPNTPMAINCEWGAFDNEHKVLPRTPYDIIIDKDSPRPGQQAFEKMIAGLYLGEIFRLVLVDLHDNKSVHIFENQDIAKLRKAYTLDSSFLSAIEDDPFENLQETSDLFLSKLNLKATRPELELVRRLAELIGTRAARLSACGVAAICMKKGYDNCHVGADGSVFNKYPHFKARGAQALREILDWPAKTNPKEEDPVEILAAEDGSGVGAALIAALTLKRVQNGNMAGILHPENFT
- a CDS encoding ribophorin I produces the protein MRAFAIAAGLLSLLSPIVASSDSTTAADKVSKVNLPANFKPPQVFKNANLVHIVSLEKNYVKESINVLIENIDKQPQDAYYLPFTPEQMSRIGGFEAKDRKNPEAGPFTVDAVEYDPLRCNSETQYYKIQLPTPLKAGGQQTLSISYYLLQAYKPLPASIAQEEQQFLTYDFSVYAPSAYVTSKQKTELKSHSSNIPDYTKLPGSGDIKEFPQKQGAKLTYGPFDEKPAGAVSPAQVRFEFTKPVTHVAQLDRDVEVSHWGGNVAFEERYELYHRGANLSKLFNRVKWAQAAYYNPNTYALKEMKFPLKVGSADPYFVDAIGNVSTSRFRSNKREALLEIKPRYPIFGGWKYPFTIGWNSDAKNFVRTVEAGKYVVNVPFLEGPKQPEGIEYAKVNLQILLPEGATNVKFYTSIPESSIVDSVISVHKTYLDTVGRTSVTIKANNLVDEFRDREVIVSYEYSVSSALRKPLVIFVSFISLFAAAWLVGGLNPKISTNA